One Phaeodactylum tricornutum CCAP 1055/1 chromosome 28, whole genome shotgun sequence DNA window includes the following coding sequences:
- a CDS encoding predicted protein: MDPSIGSVQDDPPLLHPLEHSQKERIVNDMDNAVRLDSNNSDRAAQTFQLLGRQSSDDTRLIRPCPQRQEFSSCWVSDTTTPMTSRPHFTLSDSPRPLRRVRSRSLGASIEHTDIEWSLISPMDRSLIPNQLKSSIKPTMDLELINAATPEGKKEETRKIQGKTTPVFISAMYGMINATIVLPVLMSFGAIIYRDQAFSPYMPVLVKLTVVSGVVHQLCFSTLSSLPFAVGQVQDAGLIFLSSMASHMVEHCRSRGYDDETLLATTTIGLSLCTALLGCGLVLIGQFQLAQYVQLLPTSVVGGYLAFIGWFCGMSGVGLMAASTEVSFAVLLDNWQFVVPGIAGGVVIYVSVRYLRHMAVLPTCIAVLLLLFYSTLWATTTSIDEAAKSGWIRETDAPPPWYKTWEYLKLDKVAWSVIPELVLTELSMIFVVALSSSLDVAAIELELKEPLDYNGELKMVGLSNLVSGLTGGYTGSYIFSQSIFSLRAGIRSRIAGYVLAACQVVYLLVPFPILAYVPNFFFGSLLSMICVDLMYEWLWDVRNKVTPVEYMVCLATFGLIQVAGVEYGILLGVVVFLLCQRLGFDVGNQRQNAELDEAVDAPSIPINSTDGNPQRYGSL; the protein is encoded by the coding sequence ATGGACCCGTCTATCGGTAGTGTTCAGGATGACCCTCCGTTGTTGCACCCTTTGGAGCATTCTCAAAAGGAGCGGATCGTCAACGACATGGACAATGCCGTCCGCCTTGACTCGAATAACAGCGATAGAGCAGCGCAGACCTTTCAACTTCTAGGACGTCAATCCTCTGATGACACCCGCCTGATACGGCCGTGCCCACAACGCCAGGAGTTTTCTTCCTGCTGGGTATCGGACACGACCACCCCCATGACGAGTCGTCCTCACTTTACCCTATCAGATAGCCCGCGGCCATTGCGGCGCGTCAGATCTAGATCGCTGGGAGCGTCAATCGAACACACCGACATCGAGTGGAGTTTAATATCGCCAATGGATCGGTCGCTCATCCCGAATCAATTGAAATCGTCGATAAAGCCGACTATGGACCTAGAATTGATCAACGCTGCAACACCGGAAGGGAAGAAAGAGGAAACAAGGAAAATTCAGGGCAAAACTACTCCCGTTTTCATTTCCGCCATGTACGGAATGATCAACGCCACAATTGTATTGCCCGTCCTTATGAGTTTCGGTGCCATCATTTATCGTGATCAAGCCTTTTCGCCCTACATGCCTGTTTTGGTTAAACTTACAGTCGTATCAGGAGTGGTGCATCAGCTGTGCTTTTCGACGTTGTCTTCGCTACCTTTCGCGGTCGGGCAGGTGCAAGACGCCGGCTTAATTTTCTTGTCGAGCATGGCATCCCACATGGTGGAGCACTGTCGCAGCCGTGgatacgacgacgaaacactATTGGCGACCACGACCATAGGTCTCAGTTTATGCACAGCCCTACTGGGTTGTGGATTGGTGTTGATTGGACAATTTCAACTGGCCCAGTACGTACAACTCCTGCCAACTTCTGTTGTAGGTGGCTACTTAGCCTTTATTGGTTGGTTTTGCGGGATGTCCGGTGTTGGGCTCATGGCTGCTTCGACTGAAGTTTCGTTTGCCGTTCTTCTAGACAACTGGCAATTTGTCGTACCGGGAATTGCCGGAGGCGTTGTCATTTATGTATCGGTGCGCTATCTTCGGCATATGGCTGTTTTGCCTACTTGTATTGCTGTACTTCTACTGCTTTTTTACAGTACTTTGTGGGCCACTACTACTTCGATCGATGAGGCGGCCAAATCAGGATGGATTCGGGAAACAGACGCCCCTCCACCATGGTACAAAACGTGGGAGTATCTGAAACTGGACAAGGTGGCCTGGTCAGTGATTCCCGAACTAGTGTTAACGGAATTGAGTATGATCTTTGTTGTGGCGCTGTCCAGTTCATTGGATGTGGCCGCCATCGAACTGGAACTTAAAGAACCGCTGGACTATAATGGCGAGCTCAAGATGGTGGGTTTGTCAAATCTCGTTAGCGGTCTGACGGGAGGCTACACGGGCAGCTACATCTTCAGTCAAAGTATCTTTTCCTTACGGGCAGGCATTCGGTCGCGGATCGCCGGCTATGTCTTGGCTGCGTGTCAAGTAGTATATCTGCTCGTCCCCTTTCCCATTCTGGCGTACGTAccgaactttttctttgggtCGCTCCTGTCAATGATTTGTGTCGACTTGATGTATGAATGGTTGTGGGATGTGCGGAACAAAGTAACGCCCGTCGAGTACATGGTTTGTTTGGCCACCTTTGGTCTTATTCAGGTAGCGGGTGTCGAGTACGGAATTCTGCTCGGTGTCGTGGTCTTCTTATTATGTCAACGTCTTGGTTTCGACGTCGGAAATCAACGGCAAAATGCAGAGCTCGACGAAGCCGTCGACGCTCCTTCTATCCCAATCAACAGTACCGACGGCAACCCCCAACGCTACGGTTCGCTGTAA
- a CDS encoding predicted protein has product MDLDCSTIQLIFVDVTNEYDLDEGDCQTKNLDALLNRLKLACVFQNACACLDADVDATNKDVYNVVRKEILRFVKPRDRYLALGSLLLKSQVFHDTYAHLDRSLIVNVPRTEHKKPYIPVATRLGHIEECDVYPFSISHQFPFVASARLLTETSDSTKREHPIQLYDSVLEFVDAFRSSFSDAEWGDLQFCRENEHNLLRELYLRWATKEAYTKALGVGLGFNFASFDIRLGPLPYGSLWNTIVEAQNETIRFEGCVFTFEKIRPSMETWLFSFHPLSQSHGSYETQGCGCVAVGPLPYAMLSE; this is encoded by the exons ATGGACCTCGATTGTAGTACGATTCAATTAATTTTCGTCGACGTGACCAATGAATACGATCTCGATGAGGGTGATTGTCAGACTAAGAACCTGGACGCATTATTAAATAGGTTGAAACTCGCGTGCGTCTTTCAAAATGCGTGCGCATGTCTGGACGCAGATGTGGATGCGACGAACAAGGACGTATACAACGTTGTTCGAAAGGAAATTCTCCGGTTCGTCAAACCACGAGACCGCTATCTTGCCCTGGGGTCATTGCTACTGAAAAGCCAAGTATTTCATGATACATATGCACATCTTGATAGATCCTTAATAGTCAATGTTCCCCGGACCGAGCACAAAAAGCCTTACATCCCGGTTGCCACGAGGCTAGGCCATATTGAGGAATGTGACGTATACCCTTTCAGCATCTCCCATCAGTTTCCTTTCGTTGCGTCAGCTCGCCTCCTTACCGAGACCAGTGACTCAACAAAAAGAGAACATCCAATCCAG CTGTATGACTCCGTTTTAGAATTTGTCGATGCTTTTCGATCAAGCTTTTCCGATGCAGAATGGGGCGATTTGCAGTTTTGTCGAGAAAATGAGCACAACCTATTAAGAGAGCTATATCTTCGCTGGGCGACAAAAGAAGCATACACAAAAGCACTTGGTGTTGGACTGGGGTTTAATTTTGCAAGTTTCGACATTCGTTTGGGCCCGCTGCCGTACGGAAGTCTCTGGAATACAATTGTCGAGGCACAGAACGAAACAATTCGATTTGAAGGTTGCGTTTTTACATTTGAAAAGATCCGGCCATCGATGGAGACCTGGctgttttcttttcatccTCTTTCCCAGTCACATGGTAGCTACGAAACGCAAGGCTGCGGATGTGTCGCGGTAGGGCCTCTTC CATATGCCATGCTCTCTGAATGA
- a CDS encoding predicted protein, giving the protein MFKRFDPSHDTSTSTQVKASIQRSLKSQILDRHKSITEDTLEVLLPKKSPLVQYKVGSHMMLYCKRSEHEDKSPTDEPVLFQHRDGPIMPTLKLLHRYPTLKFTQVTVDKGAIPFLLGGANVMCPGLTNPGGEMPADGSEQDEHGFDKPGLKKGDGVVIYAEGKEFAIAVGTMTMSSLEVRGKNKGIAIELMHYLGDGLYQTDEI; this is encoded by the exons ATGTTCAAAAGATTTGACCCAAGCCATGACACATCAACCAGTACGCAGGTGAAGGCGTCGATCCAGCGATCACTCAAGTCTCAAATTCTGGATCGTCATAAATCTATTACTGAAGATACTCTGGAGGTACTCCTTCCAAAAAAGTCGCCGTTGGTTCAGTATAAAGTGGGAAGTCATATGATGCTGTACTGCAAACGAAGTGAACATGAAGACAAGAGTCCGACTGACGAGCCAGTTCTGTTTCAGCACCGGGATGGACCCATCATGCCCACTCTCAAATTGCTACATCGGTATCCAACTTTAAAATTTACTCAGGTGACTGTTGACAAAGGAGCTATTCCCTTTTTGCTGGGTGGCGCCAACGTCATGTGTCCTGGATTGACAAACCCTGGCGGAGAAATGCCCGCAGACGGCTCTGAACAAGACGAGCACGGCTTTGATAAGCCGGGATTGAAAAAGGGCGATGGAGTGGTGATATATGCAGAAGGAAAGGAGTTTGCTATTGCTGTTGGCACGATGACCATGAGCAGTTTGGAAGT GAGGGGGAAAAATAAGGGAATAGCTATCGAGCTAATGCATTACTTGGGCGACGGGCTTTATCAGACGGACGAAATATAA
- a CDS encoding predicted protein, whose product MLDPIPVSPSGHASPQFSERITSKSVDRIIETTSMREGRLRTDRRLMILRRTTQGTSSLNSVASWDSPVIGTDQVIMFSAWQKLSKEKQFLWTLISGGIVIGSVMKVGFFKIQKNILLEAGARDQRDGLKHLQEAKEFAEWSKKDREARLPKLTPEQREQMREYLKIVQQHGLTKGMEGAENNDCNGCPVLKQGKSFASSMTSD is encoded by the exons ATGTTGGACCCCATTCCAGTGTCTCCTTCTGGCCACGCCAGCCCACAATTCTCCGAGAGAATTACCTCGAAATCGGTCGACCGTATTATCGAGACAACAAGCATGAGGGAAGGTCGTTTGAGAACAGACCGAAGACTCATGATTTTACGCCGGACAACACAAGGAACAAGCTCGTTGAACAGTGTAGCTTCATGGGATTCACCTGTCATTGGCACAGATCAAGTAATAATGTTTTCTGCGTGgcaaaagctttccaaagaaaaacaattCCTTTGGACACTCATCTCTGGTGGCATCGTAATTGGGTCGGTGATGAAA GTCGGCTTTTTCAAGATCCAGAAAAACATATTGCTGGAGGCCGGTGCACGGGACCAACGAGACGGTCTGAAGCATTTACAGGAGGCCAAAGAATTCGCGGAGTGGAGCAAAAAAGACCGAGAAGCACGGCTTCCAAAGTTGACACCCGAGCAGCGTGAGCAGATGCGGGAATACTTAAAGATTGTACAGCAGCATGGTCTCACAAAAGGAATGGAAGGAGCAGAAAACAATGACTGCAACGGATGTCCAGTCTTGAAACAAGGAAAGAGTTTTGCCAGTTCGATGACCTCGGATTGA
- a CDS encoding predicted protein produces the protein MPSQLFQELALSQLELLANSIPCADRPGVSKIKTMALYLPQENVNTGQLEFLPAIHYPHPSRERVFIANEAASGVAPALPRTLTTLPGFAHATSLLPGYPMVSGGSEASVGVVEEVICDLTSGAAALSVPLFSGSRTVGVLLVSPSISKRRKGSAWTKEDREQVGRAGKSLSLALSMDTERAALQMQNDRAARALSDSLHQIKNPLQAMRTYGKLLQRRIADLGLLSNEGMTPQLLEMAEHLLVQSDRLADRLKPVDTIVDSLSERTPFVLNPAAPTKTQDSLVSLATPLVPWESETLEFARESKTSGELVIFMPTKKVAASGSNGPSNSTTSFSGNGSDVSTYTEDDGAGEMPSSLFSEMDLEMSFLSDVLDPVLAAFRAIAEDRGIMFSHDDTEDLPGVTICPQALQEALINVIDNAFTYVFLPKPGSRFGPNPSAEVRIRLVQNSKGSDAGVTILVEDNGPGIPAETRDQIFDRGKDQALDWTLRKHW, from the exons ATGCCGTCTCAGCTCTTTCAGGAACTAGCCCTGTCACAACTGGAGCTTTTGGCAAATTCTATTCCGTGTGCTGATCGCCCTGGCGTAAGCAAAATAAAAACGATGGCTTTGTATCTTCCTCAAGAGAATGTCAACACGGGTCAACTAGAATTTCTTCCCGCAATTCACTACCCTCACCCGAGTCGAGAAAGAGTTTTTATCGCCAACGAGGCTGCGTCGGGCGTCGCTCCCGCACTACCTCGGACTCTGACGACATTGCCTGGATTTGCTCATGCTACTTCTCTGCTTCCGGGCTATCCTATGGTATCTGGTGGTTCCGAAGCCAGTGTCGGCGTCGTTGAGGAGGTTATCTGTGACCTTACCTCGGGGGCAGCAGCTTTGTCTGTTCCGTTATTCTCTGGATCCCGGACGGTCGGGGTACTCCTTGTGTCTCCTTCAATTTCAAAACGCAGAAAGGGAAGCGCCTGGACCAAAGAGGATCGAGAGCAAGTCGGTAGAGCCGGGAAGAGCCTTTCGTTGGCGCTTTCGATGGACACGGAAAGAGCAGCATTGCAAATGCAAAATGATCGAGCGGCTCGCGCCTTATCCGATAGTCTACATCAAATCAAGAATCCGCTCCAGGCTATGCGAACATACGGAAAGCTGCTACAACGGAGGATAGCCGACCTTGGACTACTATCAAACGAAGGTATGACACCtcagcttttggaaatggcGGAACATTTGCTTGTGCAGAGCGATCGGCTAGCTGACAGATTAAAACCGGTGGATACGATCGTAGATTCGCTCAGCGAGCGAACGCCGTTCGTGCTGAATCCTGCAGCTCCCACGAAAACCCAGGATTCGCTCGTGAGCTTGGCTACGCCGCTGGTACCATGGGAAAGTGAGACCTTGGAGTTTGCTCGCGAATCGAAGACATCGGGAGAACTAGTAATATTCATGCCTACGAAGAAAGTTGCTGCATCTGGATCTAATGGCCCAAGCAATTCCACGACATCCTTTTCTGGGAATGGCAGCGATGTATCTACATACACGGAGGACGACGGCGCTGGTGAGATGCCATCTTCTCTGTTCAGTGAGATGGATTTGGAAATGTCTTTTTTGAGTGACGTTCTTGACCCTGTGCTTGCCGCCTTTCGTGCTATCGCAGAGGACCGGGGGATTATGTTTTCTCATGATGACACTGAGGATCTTCCTGGTGTAACGATATGTCCCCAGGCATTGCAAGAAGCACTCATCAACGTGATCGACAACGCGTTTACATACGTCTTTTTGCCTAAACCTGGATCTCGTTTTGGACCAAATCCGTCTGCAGAAGTTCGAATACGCCTCGTACAGAACTCAAAAGGCAGTGACGCAGGCGTGACAATCCTAGTGGAAGACAATGGTCCTGGGATTCCAGCTGAAACCAGAGATCAAATTTTCGATAGAGGA AAGGATCAGGCATTGGACTGGACATTGCGAAAACACTGGTGA
- a CDS encoding predicted protein, translated as YVSKFHKVVGYAVFASCVGSWRYASSTSPGIITAKTIKFYDHFPFDDLMFEANKVCPTRGIPRLARSKFDRFKYTENVPRFDHFCGWIHNTVGEENYRFFLLFLVVHVGMCVYGSVVLGMLFYGEILDKDLLEATFFNRYTGEEIQADKWIIFQYLFNRFFSEAGVFMIMAVMGIALGMFLGYHMWLTSNGLTTNE; from the coding sequence TACGTGTCAAAATTCCACAAGGTCGTCGGATACGCCGTGTTCGCCTCCTGTGTTGGCAGTTGGCGTTACGCATCGTCAACTAGCCCAGGAATTATAACGGCAAAAACAATAAAATTTTATGATCACTTTCCCTTCGACGATCTCATGTTTGAAGCCAACAAGGTCTGTCCTACTCGAGGGATTCCTCGCCTGGCCCGGAGCAAGTTCGACAGATTCAAATATACTGAAAATGTGCCCCGTTTTGATCACTTCTGTGGCTGGATACACAATACCGTTGGCGAAGAAAATTATCGATTttttttgctctttttggtGGTTCACGTCGGAATGTGCGTTTATGGTTCTGTCGTTTTGGGCATGCTCTTCTATGGAGAAATCCTGGACAAGGACCTCCTGGAAGCGACATTTTTCAATCGGTACACTGGCGAAGAAATTCAAGCTGATAAGTGGATCATCTTTCAGTACTTGTTCAATCGCTTCTTTAGCGAGGCTGGCGTCTTTATGATCATGGCTGTTATGGGGATCGCTTTGGGTATGTTCCTTGGCTACCACATGTGGCTGACGAGCAACGGACTGACAACAAATGAG
- a CDS encoding predicted protein — protein sequence MTSYDAVGGPAALPFAAPADGTSKPKTAKGKSSKTKKQKQYRAKKPKDMPRRPLSAYNIFFKEERARMLANASEKAASAEIEENEGNEPDAAPSTKGKIGFEAMAKTIGKRWKELEAENLERYKKLAKEDMERYRVEMDKYHLELAKKSRVEREEAAKLGPMMGATNDQMIGGMQDNQMAIAQQMQDPSMMGAAQLDQFLRAQMMAAGNGSPNAQFSGAQMGMPPNFGGFYPGFQGAMGGMPQSFGGGADGGGQQLGQQQNFFPNPMMQGMPFQQNQFMGGQQEALMGQFEQQQQFLMQQMGNQQFGGAGAFPNASGGNQGYNFGNQGGAQFGQFQQDDQNK from the coding sequence ATGACTAGTTACGACGCTGTGGGGGGCCCCGCAGCCTTGCCTTTTGCGGCCCCCGCCGACGGAACGTCCAAGCCCAAGACTGCCAAGGGAAAGTCCTCGAAGACCAAGAAACAGAAGCAGTATCGAGCCAAGAAACCGAAAGATATGCCTCGCCGTCCACTCAGCGCGTACaacatctttttcaaagAAGAGCGAGCTCGAATGCTCGCGAATGCCAGCGAAAAGGCAGCGTCAGCTGaaatcgaagaaaacgaaggaaatGAACCGGACGCCGCCCCGTCTACAAAAGGGAAAATCGGATTCGAGGCCATGGCAAAAACTATTGGTAAACGATGGAAGGAGCTTGAAGCAGAAAACCTCGAACGGTACAAGAAGCTCGCCAAGGAAGATATGGAGCGCTACCGAGTGGAAATGGACAAGTATCATCTGGAACTAGCAAAGAAGTCAAGAGTAGAGAGAGAAGAAGCAGCCAAGCTTGGTCCGATGATGGGTGCAACGAATGACCAGATGATTGGTGGGATGCAGGACAACCAGATGGCCATCGCACAGCAGATGCAAGATCCTTCCATGATGGGAGCCGCACAACTCGATCAGTTTCTGCGTGCGCAAATGATGGCTGCCGGCAACGGATCTCCGAACGCCCAGTTCTCCGGAGCGCAGATGGGAATGCCCCCCAATTTTGGGGGCTTCTACCCTGGCTTCCAAGGAGCCATGGGCGGAATGCCGCAGAGTTTCGGTGGCGGGGCAGATGGGGGCGGACAACAGCTCGGTCAGCAGCAGAacttttttccaaatcccatGATGCAAGGCATGCCTTTTCAGCAGAACCAATTTATGGGTGGGCAGCAAGAAGCGCTCATGGGACAATTtgaacaacagcagcagttCTTGATGCAGCAGATGGGGAATCAACAGTTCGGGGGAGCTGGCGCTTTCCCGAACGCCAGTGGCGGTAATCAAGGGTACAATTTTGGAAACCAAGGCGGCGCTCAATTTGGACAATTCCAACAGGACGATCAAAACAAGTGA
- a CDS encoding spermine/spermidine synthase (required for spermine/spermidine biosynthesis) codes for MSADEDSSETPINGQDLIVDGWFHERGVLWPGQAMSLQVKKVLYHGRSLFQDVLVFESTHHGTVLVLDGVVQVTERDEFAYQEMIAHIPLYAHPDPKKVLVIGGGDGGVLREIARHPSVEEIVICEIDKDVIEVSKKFLPSLAQGFDDARVKVHVMDGSEFMRANQDTFDVIVTDSSDPVGPASVLFETPFFKAMHGSLREGGIVCTQGECIWLHLDLIRPLINSIASVYTTVEYAYTTIPTYPSGQIGFIVATKGRGSCQSPVRQPDTTTQELLRYYTPHVHRASFVLPAFAQRAIFP; via the exons ATGAGCGCTGACGAAGATTCCTCCGAAACCCCGATAAA TGGCCAGGATCTTATCGTGGACGGATGGTTCCACGAACGTGGCGTTCTTTGGCCTGGTCAGGCCATGTCGCTGCAAGTGAAGAAAGTGCTGTACCACGGCCGTTCCCTGTTCCAGGACGTACTGGTGTTCGAATCGACCCATCACGGAACCGTTCTAGTCTTGGATGGTGTTGTCCAAGTGACGGAGCGTGACGAATTTGCGTATCAAGAGATGATTGCCCATATTCCTCTGTACGCGCATCCGGATCCCAAAAAAGTGCTAGTGATCGGTGGTGGTGACGGTGGTGTGCTGCGAG AAATCGCACGCCACCCGTCGGTGGAGGAGATTGTGATATGCGAGATTGACAAGGATGTGATTGAGGTTTCGAAAAAGTTCCTGCCGTCGTTGGCGCAGGGGTTTGACGACGCGCGAGTGAAAGTACACGTGATGGACGGATCGGAGTTTATGCGAGCCAACCAGGACACCTTTGACGTGATCGTTACCGACAGTTCCGATCCCGTGGGCCCGGCGTCGGTGTTGTTCGAAACGCCGTTTTTCAAAGCCATGCACGGATCTCTCCGCGAGGGCGGTATCGTTTGTACGCAAGGAGAGTGCATCTGGCTGCATTTGGATTTAATCCGTCCCTTGATCAATTCGATCGCGTCAGTGTACACTACGGTCGAGTACGCGTACACGACCATTCCGACGTACCCGTCGGGTCAGATAGGCTTTATCGTGGCGACCAAGGGACGTGGCAGCTGTCAGAGTCCGGTGCGCCAACCCGACACCACGACGCAAGAGTTACTGCGTTACTACACTCCACACGTGCACCGTGCGTCGTTCGTGTTGCCCGCCTTTGCGCAGCGTGCCATCTTTCCGTAA